The following nucleotide sequence is from Anopheles stephensi strain Indian chromosome 3, UCI_ANSTEP_V1.0, whole genome shotgun sequence.
GTTAAGTTTATCCTTACTGTTCTAATGTATTATCGCACAAAACATTCGCTTCCTTTACAAGCTTTACGCTTTACATTCACGCATCCCGTACACGCACTGTTCCACACTCATGCACCTCTTTTCATTTGATAAAGCACTTATTTTTTCCACGTCTCGCTCctttttctcctgtttcttctctttgtttttcttctccgtctTTTCATTCCGACTTTTCGTTTCACGCTTCCGCTCTTActtagtttttgtttgctatttttgtttaCCCAATTGATAAAATGGTTCAAGCaaagttgtgttttgttttacttttgtattttactctctctctttctctctctctctttctgtatgtaaaaattgaattctgtgtatgtttgtgtgggtATGTATTTTAAGGGGTAGGAGAGTTGTTCGCTCACCGGTCGCCGTCCTAAACGTTGTAACCGATCAGGTTCGGCTCGGACAGGAAAATACTGTTGTCCTCGGTGATGAACTCCAGGTGCGAACCGCTCGAAGACGACGCCGTCTCGAACCCCTCGAACGTGTAGTCCATGTTGGTGGTCCCGAGCATGTCGAGCAGCACGTCCGTCTGGCTGTTGCCGTCGATGATGGTACCGTCGAGCACGCCGAGCGATAGGGACGCCGCACCGAACCCGTCCACCGATGGGGAAGGCTGACAGTTGGGGACCAGCGAGGTTTCGGCCAGCAGCGGCAAGCTGCCCATATTCTCCACGGCGACCTGCGAGTCCACCAACCCGACCTGCTGGCAGCCGTACTGTCGCAGAGGTAGCTGGAACTGTTGCTGgctctggtgctgctgctgctgctggtgtagATGCTGGTGAAGGCTGTTCGCGACCAGGGGCTGGATCGCCAACGAGAACTGGAACGGTTGCAGCTGTTGCGGCTGGTGGCACTGTTGTCCGTTGGTAATTTCGTTAAAGCTCGCTAGTGTgcctcgctgctgctgctgctgctgctgctgctgctgtggctgctgttgctggttgaGGTGATGTGACTGGTGTGGTTGCAgtcgctgttgctgctgttggtgctgttgctgggaCGCGTTGGGCAGCGTGAAATTTCCGTTGAAGGTAACGATCTCACCGAAACACGCCCCGGAACCGGGCGGACCCGCGGAACCTACCGAGCCCGGGCCGAGATCGAGCGAGTCGTCTATTCGGTTGATGCCGGCCACACCATCCAGACAGCTGTCGTCCAGCATGCTTCCGAACCGGTCGCTCGGACACTCATCGTCCTCGTAGTACTTCTCCGTCTTTACGCAGTCACCGTCACTGTCGGTGTAGACGGACTTGACGGACGGCgtcgtttgctgctggtgctggaggtgattgttgttgatctgaagactgttgttgttgttattgtgatgctgctgattgttgccgtgttgctggtgttggtgttgcgCCTGATTGTGATGCTGAGGATGGGGACTGTTGCAGGACGCCACGTGGTTCCCGGCGCCGACGTGACTGAGCGCACCCGGACTACTGTTGCTGgaggtgttgttgttgttgttgttgttgttggttgtagTGGCGGAGGTGGAGGAGGTGATGTTGGTGTTATGGCCCAGCGGACTCCCCACGCTGTCACCGGCGAGATCGGGCGTGTTGCCGTTCGCGTACAGGAAGCCTTTTGTGTCCTGATCGAAGTGATTGCTTTCCTCCATCACGAACACGTTGTGGTCCGGCGTCGGGATGAAAATCGGCGTACCTTCCGAGAACGGACCAAACGTGGGTTCGGGCGAGATCAACGACCGTTCGTCGTACAGTGTGGCACTCTCCGGTGAGTTTGGCAGCAGTTTGGTCGCCGCCAGCGAGTAGCAGTCGGGTTGGGCCGCAAGCGTCGTAACTGTGGCGGGTGTCGCTACCGCCGCCATCATCGGTTGGGCCAGTTCGTGGCTGATAACTTGCTTCTTGCCCTTGAGCGAACCCGCACCATTCGCGGCGCCAGCTTTGGACACCTTCCCGCTAGCAGTTCGGCTGCGCTTGCCGGAAGACGCCGGTGACTTACCGCCGACCGTCgaagatgatgacgacgacgaggaacTGCTCGACGATCCACAGCTATCCCGGGACGATACCGATTCGGGCGAACCGGTcgacgaggaggaagaggatgaTGTGGACAGGGCGGGTGAGCCGGCACCCGTCGACGAGGACGAAGACTTGGACGAACCACCAGTTcctccagcaccaccaccaccaccaccagatcCACCCTTGAcctgcttcttctttggaCGGTACTTGTAGTTGGGATATTCCTGCGTGTGCAGCTTGCGCAAACGTTCCGCTTCCTCGATGAACGGCTGCCGTTCGGCCGGGCTCAGCTGCTTCCAGCGCTGGCCAAGATTCTTCGAGATGACCGCATTGTGCATATCGGGCGTTACCTCGCAGATCTTGCGCCGCTCAATCTGGCTCCACACCATGAACGGATTCATCGGTCGCTTGATGTGGCCGGGGCTGTGTTTTTTCGTCTGTGGATGAAACAAAGAGCAAAGGGCAAAGTGGCGCTTAGTGAAATGAGCCTTCAAAGGAGGAAAACTTCGCGTACATAAACCAGACACAACAACACGCGAATGCGCACCATCCAACGCGAATTACGAGATTACGGTCTCCGGTGTTTCGATGCTCACGGTTTGATGATATGAACAAAACGCTTTTTCACAGACCTTTTGGGGGGACAGTTTTGACAACCTAGACACAGCGGGTTCTTCAATGGACCATTAAAAAGAAACGAGACTCTACCgtcaacgacgacgacgacggtggacTTCTCCCTGGGCCCTGGGTTAAAAGCCTTCCATTACCGGACCGAAGTTTAGTGGAAAAACGAATAGCGGGCTTTCAACTGTCAGCGACCGCGCAAAACCCTGGCAAAGTGTTTCAGCGAAATAAAttcgtttgatgttttgcAGAGTTGCCCGTGTTTTCGGCGAAACACAGGATTAGAGTCCTTTGCCCGCCATCCGGACATCACGGGGTTTGTGGAGAGGGGAACTGAGGGTACTTTGAGGTAGGAGATTTTACTATgacgatgaaaaataaatccctTCGTACGATGTGCATACCCTCTCTGCCGAGTGTCCCCCTCCAGACTCTGGCAAGGACTCATTTTTAATTCAACCGTAAGCTTGTTTCATGCCGCACATAAATGTTTGGATATTGTAAAAACGGACCACAACCACACACGGTCGGTCGCCACTCACTCAAACCAGCAGCCggcgacgtcgtcgtcgtcgtcgtaggcTAATGAAATTACAATCCCATCCCAactgcgcgcgcgcgcgctcacacACATCTGATTGACATTTATCGCTGGCAAAATCCTGTCCACGCAAATAAAAGCTTGGGACGAACGCGAACCGAAGGGTGGCACAAACATTTACTGGCCTGCCCTTAACCTCGTGGCGAGTGGGGGCAACAATAACCGCCGGACGACTTTCATCACAGATCCGTGGTTTTTTCGTCCGTGATTTTCGGAACGAAAACGGTCAAACGAAGGAAGCAACACCGCTCCGTCATGCGTGTAAGTTTATTATGTTCAACATGGATGTTCTACCCGACGGCCATTTCCAGCACGAGGTACCATGGATGGGGAGAGTGTGGACAATATTGGTCCACAGCAACGGCACAACGGGCTCCAGCGCCGGTGACAAGCGTGGCAGTTATAAATTATACTTTATaatagagtttttttttcgagcttGTTCTAGCCTGATTCTCCAAGCTTGGCGGACGTCCTGATAACTAGATTGCGAGCCGAAGGAAAAACCCCGGAGTTGGTTTAatgccatttttttaaaacccATTTTCCACCTAGCAAGCACCGATAGATGGTTCACTATAGGAACATACCGCCATGCTGATGTTGATACTGCTGGTGAAGAGATTTTAGGAACGAcggcattttttttaactctctTTCTAGTACAAACATGCTcttgaagtaaaaaaaacgaacacatTCGTGTTGTTTAACCATGTTAGGAGCAAACGACCCCGAATGGCCACCGGCTGACAACAACATATGGTTAAATTAATCTACCGCCTGGTCTCGGTGATCCGAGCAAGGGAGAAATAAAATCCCACCACCCGCTCGCTACGGCTTCACTGCACAGGGAAGAGTGGAAAAATTAAACTGTCACcgattattttttataaattaaaacactGAGCGACGTGTGTATCGTGTAGCTCCTCCAGCACCACGATACGGAGGGTGGGAACGGGCTTAACTTAACGAAAGGTTATGTATGCAGAAATTATTATCGCCCGTGTCCATTTCCgcaatcaaacagaatccctTCTGCCATCCGTCCGACACATTAGTGtcaccatcaacatcatcatcgtcgtcggcaTCAGCCGTCAGTTAGCAGTCGGGCCGATTGCGAGCCGTGCTGAACACCTActcgccgccgccgctgctggATTTGCTGCGCTCTGCACTGCACTTATAAAAATGCATAAATCGTACAGGAACCCGCACCCGCCAGCTGCTGCGGCGAGGGTGGCCGCGAAATTGACGCGTGCGTAAGCGGTCGCGGATGAGGAAGTGTTTTCGCAATGAACTGCCGATCTGTATGCCCTGCGCACCTCGCTAAAACCGCCACCGATGAGCCGGGTTCTCCCGGGTACGTGAGTGTCCTTCGGATGCCCGTATAAGTCGCGACATGTTTCGCGcgctcgctcactctctctcactatTCCGTACCACCTTCTTCTAGCGCTGGGGTTTGATTCAGGTTGGTCAGTTTAGTGGAGTGGTCTAGGGTCCAGCGAGGTTTGTTTGCGTCGGGCTCGTTTTGTGTCGGGTCAGGTTGCCTTTTCGAGCGAAGATTTCTTCAAGCTATACAAACGTATGGGTATGGCTGACCTAGGCCTTGGACTAGGTCCTCAAACCTTCGAAGGGATATGTGATATTCGGCTTAAATCGACCAACGAAACTAGAGTTTTTGAGACtgtacagcaaaacaaataggAGCATATCTTAACGATGTTAGAGGGTTGTTTAGTTGATGATACGGATCAGTCAACGCTAAAGGTAATGGAGGTGGCATACTACGCCGACAGCAAATATCAGTCCTAAGTCAAGTGTAGAACTCGTCAGCATCTTTGGAGCTAGATATCTCCTAAGATTCCACTGCTTCACAGGTGATGGATACTACCAAGATGTCAAAATACGTCGTGATTGCAGTGCCATCCTTTACATATTGCTTTGGACCTTATCAACTGGAAAACCCTGTATACATTCATTTTCCTAACTCAAAGCGTTTCTTCCGCTCTTAGGTACTGTACTTAGATcttcacacacaaactccAAAACAACAACTTCAAGCTCTGACTAGCGGATGGTGGCTTGGGGCAGGAAATTGGTTCACCGTTCCCATGTTGCGTTCCGAAAAGCCGAATGcaaaatggatgaaaaataaacaacatggCGGCGTGATGGGATGCCTAGGATTGCAAGTGGCCACCGAGTGTCTGAtggtttatttaaatttttgcatttttccatCCCGTTCCCCACTCTTTCCCTTCCTCTCATCATCCCATTTGACCACGGGACCACAGTTCCGTTCCGCAGTTTCCTCAGAACCGGAGCAAAACAGCGCTTTCCGAGCATTGCGCACTATCTGCCATCACTAATCTTTTACGATGATGAATGAATAATGAGTGGATTTTTCTGTTCGTCTGCTGCTTCATTCTTTTTACTGTGCGCGGGGCGTTGTGTGTTGCTgcacatttgcatgaaatgtGTTCTTTCTGTGCTGTACGTGCACAGTTTTTAACTCAGCTGCACTTTCCATCGTTCCATTATGTCACCCATTTagacgaaaagaaaagaaagtctGACAACGCCAGGGATGCTCACAGATgacaacgaaaagaaaaaaataacaacgaGCCCCTAACCCCAGAACTCCGAGAGTGTTTGTCTGAAATTAAAGAGCATCCACCAGTCAGCGATCAAGATTATCGCTTGGTCGTAGCGTAAAGGGGAGTAGGGGAAAATTGGCAAAGTTAAACCTTGTGTTAAAGGATGGACGAAACACGGACTCGGTGGGATCGTAACTCAATTTTTTAGCGTTTAATTAAAAAGCTTTCTTTGCGATGAATCAATTTGGAGGGAAAAATCAatagctacacacacacagacacagagaAAGTTTTTCGGAATCTCATTTTTCCATAACTGGATGCCTAATAAAGGAGAAATGAATTCTGCATCTCCGGGACTCTTTTTTGCCGATGTCCTCTTTACTTCAATACATTATTCAAAGTGCTTCAAATAATTCCACGAAACAACTCGAacctttttgtttcattattccGGGAACCATCAAGACGCCGGGCAGGGAGCACGCCTTAAAGCACCTAAATTCATTACCATCCCTTTATATGGCTTCTTGGAAGATTCCGCTCCAGAAAACCAGGAAGAAGATACAAAGTTTTAGATTTTTTCGCGAGTCTCCAATCCAAACATTGCACAAATCTACCTTCTTTGTGGAGCAACAACAGCTTATCCGCCGCAAGACTCCAATCCATCCAATGATGTTTTATCGGGAGAAAACTTCACAGCAAACTCcctttttataaaaaaacccCCTTATGTGAGGGTACACCCGTACCGGACACCGTAAGAAGTGGCCCAACCGAAGAGCACGAGTGggaaaagacaaacaaaaaagtaacgaaaacgaagcaaactgaCCActaatcaattaaaaattttgtTCATCTGTCCCCACCACAGCCACCCTACCGGGCTTCTTACCGTCGGCGAAGAGCGTATGGACCTAACGGGGCTTATTGGTGAAGATGGGAAACCGATCGGCAAGTTCCGGTCGGCGAGGATACTGTCCGACGGAGTGCGGGTAACGCGAATAAGTTAGCGTAGAAGTTTTCTGACacttgtttcaattttttgtttgccctaCACCGCCAATCTCCACCGGCTATCTTTGCCGCCCTCGGTACCCGTAAAGTACTAATGgtttaatttctttccttctgttcctaggtgttttttttcgggaggtCCCtaacttccttcctttttttttttgttcttctaaGGGACACCCAAACTGACAGCCACGACGCGCGTCCATCGAGTCCTGCTGTTTTCGAAGTAATTGAAAACTTTGTCCCCGACCGACCTGTTTGCTTTGTTAATTGACTG
It contains:
- the LOC118510168 gene encoding myb-like protein I, which encodes MIPQHNQVINALSQHDSEMDTVMVQQQQLQQQQQQQYATNAASPPVFGSQMVDKNSSTPYTDATQTKKHSPGHIKRPMNPFMVWSQIERRKICEVTPDMHNAVISKNLGQRWKQLSPAERQPFIEEAERLRKLHTQEYPNYKYRPKKKQVKGGSGGGGGGAGGTGGSSKSSSSSTGAGSPALSTSSSSSSSTGSPESVSSRDSCGSSSSSSSSSSSSTVGGKSPASSGKRSRTASGKVSKAGAANGAGSLKGKKQVISHELAQPMMAAVATPATVTTLAAQPDCYSLAATKLLPNSPESATLYDERSLISPEPTFGPFSEGTPIFIPTPDHNVFVMEESNHFDQDTKGFLYANGNTPDLAGDSVGSPLGHNTNITSSTSATTTNNNNNNNNTSSNSSPGALSHVGAGNHVASCNSPHPQHHNQAQHQHQQHGNNQQHHNNNNNSLQINNNHLQHQQQTTPSVKSVYTDSDGDCVKTEKYYEDDECPSDRFGSMLDDSCLDGVAGINRIDDSLDLGPGSVGSAGPPGSGACFGEIVTFNGNFTLPNASQQQHQQQQQRLQPHQSHHLNQQQQPQQQQQQQQQQRGTLASFNEITNGQQCHQPQQLQPFQFSLAIQPLVANSLHQHLHQQQQQHQSQQQFQLPLRQYGCQQVGLVDSQVAVENMGSLPLLAETSLVPNCQPSPSVDGFGAASLSLGVLDGTIIDGNSQTDVLLDMLGTTNMDYTFEGFETASSSSGSHLEFITEDNSIFLSEPNLIGYNV